The sequence CTCTCTAATGAAACTCTCTACAGAGGACGCTCCGTATCGGGCCAGTTAGCAAAGCGGCCGTGGTACATCatgaagcagaagagaaaagtaattagcctccaactaataaaaataaatggaaaaaaaagaaaaaaaaaaaagaatgactgaaTACAGGcttcaaacaaaattaaaaacaataataaaaattaaaaaaaaagagtgaatttgGAGCTGAGAGGCAAGAGCTTGATAACCGTTGCATTGTTTACTCCAAATTATGAAGTTCAAGAACTGGTAAAACTATTCCATGAGAAGAAGTTTATAAATAGTGGTTGCCTCTGAAGTAGAGAATTGACTAGAAAGAAGCACAAAGCAACTTTCTGTATTATCTTGGGCTGAGCCAAGTTTACACAGCTGGATATACTTACCACAGTTCATTGAGTCCTGCAGCTTTAAATGTGTGCATTTTATGGCAAAGATGCTATCTCCCAGTAAAGGACCATTAACCCAAACTAATAGAAATGCAGGACTTCTGTCTACAAAAGTATGTAACTTCACTGAAAGATAGTGGTTAAAATCTGAGTACATGAAAAAGTATGCCATGGtcatggatcataataaactatttttaaagatatgacTTCTGAAATTGATTTGCAGATGCATCACAATCTGAATAAAAATTCCAGgaggagtgtgtgtatgtatgtgtgtatgtgggtgtgtgcatgtgtgtgtgagtgagagaaagacagagagaggcagGTACTTGACAAGTTGATCTTAAAATCTTAAGGATTTCTGAAGGACCAAGAATAGCTCATACATTCTTGAAGAAAAACCTGATGAGTTGGCTTGCTCTACTTTATATTAGGCGTTACTGTGAATCCACAGGGATTAAGAGAATGTGATTTTGATGCAGAGATAGATGAAAAGTTTATTCCTAAGTTACCTCAAGGCACTGGCTATACTTCTCATTGAGTATTCCCTTCCAGACTAACGGGATTTGGTTGTAAAACTGCTGCGATttgagagtgaaggacagaggaaaggaGTGACAGAAGCACAGATAAAGACCCACGGATAATCACTAAGAAGACAGTTGAGCTAAAGCATCTTCAAGACTAGTTTAGAAAGTCAGTCCAAATAAGCTTCGTATGCACgcctgctaagtcgattcagtcgtgtcccactctgaccccacggactgtagcccaccaggctcctctgtcatgggattctccaggcaagaatactggagtgggttgccaggccctcctccaggggatcttcttgacccagggattgagctcgtgtctctatgtctcctgcattggcaggcaggttctttaccactagtgccgcctgggaagcttcACAAGGTACAGTAATTTAGGTAAGAGTCAATGATACACACACCAGAAGACTTGGGACAAGGAAAATGATAAGAAGCAGAATTTAGAGCCAGGAGGCACTGATATACAGTCAGAGAGCCTGTTAGTTATGTGTTTATGGCCCCATCTCTAGACAGAGGAAGTGCTTTTCAGACATTTATGATCGTAGGTGTCTAGTTTATCCAGAGAAAAAGAATCCTAGGGCACCTATGATGATTGATAAAATATAGGCTTTATGAGGACCTAATATAAAAAAATACCTCCAGGCAGACACAGGCATGCTTTCTTCCATGATTCTATTGTACTATGTAATTTTGATGGCTAATGATTCTATGAAAAGACTCTTGTTAACCAGACACATGAGTTTGCCAAGTGATTTTTGTTAAGCAGGTAAACCTCATCCTTTATTATATGTCTGGATGATGGGGGACTGGAGCTACTCAATAATTTGGAATCAATCCTTCAATGACGTTTCTCCACTGGCCTTATAATTCATCCTTTCTTTCTTGACTTACCTATTTTGAGTTATAAGTTAATGAGAAATATGATTCATGACATCAAATGTCACACTGAAATGTAATTGAAAACCttaccttctccttccttccctgcttccctccccctaccattttacattcttctCAACACCCAGAAAAATGTTGCAGATGAAAGTGATGCATGATATCTTCAgaggataggaggagaatgcCTTACACTTTACAAAATGTAAAGTCCTTCTCACTATTTCTATGtcacattatattaaaataattattctaatTTTAGGAAATCATCAAGGatttgaagagaaaaaaggaaacattaaagATAAAACTATCAATACAGGGATATATAAAAGATAGAAGAGCATTCTTGCAGGAATGGAAGATTTAAGCTAAATAAATAGTTTGCAACATGTGATATCACTGTCTTGTAGATCACAAGTGATTAAATGGTAGTAATTTCACATGGTTCAAGCTAATGCATGAACATCAGATTCTTTATGAAAATGCTTTCcaacagttatttttttctgaattaaaaataataggTTTGTAATATAGGAAGCGTAGAAAAAGATAAAGATGGAGAGTGAATATAATGAAGATATCCATTATCCCTCAAACTGGAGATGACCATAGTTAACATTTTGGTACATTTATGCCCACTTTTTCCTCAAATGTGTACATGGcgtatttttcaaatgttgaatcaTGTTGTAGAAGCAGTTTTACAGCTTTCGCCAATTGTAAGTGTTAAGATCGCCTCTGAAGTTggaatctgggttcaaatcccaactctgccACTCATGAATTGTCTGACATCTACCAGTTATCTACTCTCTTTGATTCAGTTTTATCCTTGGAAAATGAGGAAAGACATTTAAATTCTACCCCAAATTAAGATGGTTCTTGAGGACACAAGTCCAGCACCTCCTCCATCTGCCGACTTTTACGGATAGACAGGTAGATTGAGATGGAGAGGGGTAGGGAGaggcagaaaggaagagagagagagagagagagagagagtccccTAGCACAGATTCTGGTAGATAGAAAGCACTCAATGTTAGCCGTTACCAACAACTAGCATTTGAAAACATATTTCAAGGCTACATAATATTATCTCAGAAGTAATTGTTTAACCAATCCTTTATTACGGGGAAGCTGAATTGCTAATGTATCTTCATTGTTATTTCTAATATGCTAACAACCAACTTCTGTTCTGATTATTATCTTTTGGCCCCAGTTCTCAAGGTCCTTCTGTGCTCCAGTCTGTCCCCACAGGCTAACTTCTGTGGACTGAATCACTCAGTCTCTCTGCCTTCCTGCTTCCAGATGGATCAGCCAATGGGAGAAAAGGCAAGAGGCGGGAGGGCCCGGGCAGCCAGAGGGTTAAGGGTTTATCTCCCTGCTCTTTCCCGGCATGGCCTTTATTCTATAATAGGCTTTTCCCCTGAGACCACAGTTCCACCAAGGGTCTCTTTTCAACAAATCTTGTTCTTATTGGGCTCAGATAACACTGTATCATCCTTTTGACTTTTAGGTGTAGGGGTGATAATGGCTTCCTGCTCTTGCTAGTATGTAAGTGCCTTGACTACAGTTATTGGTTCCCTTACTCATATGTCTCCATAtaatcagaatattttttttttcagttaaaatctATTGAATGGGCCACTGCTTCCAACTGATGCCTGGATATTGCCTTGTAAGTACCACTCTGTGTTAATTTATGACGATTTGCTTATATATTTCATTCATAGAAATTGCTGAGtcaggacatccctggtggtccactggctgggactccttgctcccaattcaggggccccagttccatccctgatcagagaactagatcacacatgcaCAGTTAAACAAaggaaagattctgcatgctgcaaataaagatcctgcataccccAATGAAGATctaagatcccgtgtgctgcaactaagacccagcacaaccatataagctaaagaaaaaaaaaaaaaagaaaaaggaaagaaattactgAGTCAAAtggcaaaaacattttaaaggtcCCTGGTACACATAGCTAAATAGTGTCCAAACACTGTGCCCTCTTAAAAGACAGTTTTAACATCAACTGAGAGAAATCCCTGTTGCATGGGAATTTGCATAAACTGGAACCTAATCCTTGTCTGAGAGGTAAGACCCTCTCCTAGttttttagttcagtcgctcagtcgtgtccgactctttgcaaccccatggaccgcagcacgccaggcctccctgtccatcaccaactcccagagtttcctaaaactcacgtccatccagtccatgatgtcatccaaccatctcatcctctgtcgtccccttctcctcctgccctcaatctttcccagcatcagggtcttttccaatgagtcagctcttcgcatcaggtggccaaagtattgcagcttcagcttcaacgtcagtccttccagtgaacattcagggttgatctcctctAGCGTGGACTGGCTTTTCTGGGGGAGGCAATTCCTGGGAAGGACTCTGGCTGTGGCCCTTTCCATCTCACGGTTCCTCAGGGTGTAGACAAGCGGGGTCAGCAGTGCGGTCCCCAGCGCGTACACCAGGCAGACGCACTGATCCTGCTCGGGGCGGTAGCTGGAGCCGGGCCGCAGGTACCTGAAGGCGCAGCAGCCGTCCTGCAGCAGGACCACCGCGAGCtgggaggagcaggtggagaaggcccGGCGGCGGCCCGCGGCCGAGGGGCCCGGAGCACCGCGGCCGCCATGGAGGCGTGGGAGGCGGCGATCAGGAGGACAGGCCCCGCGATGGCCAGTGTGGCCGCCACCAGCACCGACTGTTCATGCCTGTGGCTCTGGGCGCAAACGAGATGCATCACGGGGGGCACGTCGCAGTAAAAGCGCTGAATGCCCCGAGCGGGGCAGAAGGGCAGAGAGAAGACAGAGGCCGCCAGCTGGAAGGACAGGCAGAGGCCGAGGACCACGGAGGCCGCCACCAAGCGGGCACAGAGCATCCCGGGCATGATGAGAGGGTCCTGCAGGGGGTGGCAGACGGCAGCGTGGCGGTCGTAGGCCGTGGAGGCCAAGAGGAGGCAGTCGGCGCCGCCCAGTCCGATGAAGAAGCCCATCTGAGTGGCGCAGCCCAGCAGTGATGGTCTTCTCCGCCTGCAGGGCGTTGGCCAGGAGGGGCACCACCGCAGCCGTGTAGCCGATCTCCACTCCCGAGAGGCTGCCCGGGAAATAGTACATGGGCGTGCGGAGGCGGGCTTCGGCCTGGACGGCCACCATGATGAGGACATTCCCGGTGATGACCCATGTGTAAACCAGGCTGGCCCCAAGGAAGGCCAAGGCGCGCGGCTCTGGCTTGGAGGGATAGGCCAGGAACACGAATTCCATCCACACTGAGTGATTTCCCCAGGACATTGAGTTAACAGATTTTCTCTGTTGAGAAATATTAATCCAAAGAAAGAAGCAGACTAACAATACATCAGTTCATACTCCCATGATGTATGATGTAATCTACTTCATGATGCAGTCTAAGATTAGATTACATGAACCATGATGCAATCTAAGACTGAGTTAAAAACGAGAAGAATTAAGACTTACTCTCTTTTTCCTCCCCCTTTTAACAAGTTTCTTCACATAAATATCTACAATTATGCTCCTAACTGCCAAAAGTTGGGCTAAATTGTGTAAGAATTTTTTGAGGAAAAGAGTCAGAGGAAGTTTGTGGAATTTCAAACTGTTTTCAGTAGAAGTGGAACGAAGATTATTTAAGTTAACTCCCAAGAAATGGTCAACAACTTTTAAAGTTCAGAGATTatgaaggggagggaggaagctattcatcatttaattcatttatatttatactcAGTACTTCCTAAGACATTCAGTTGGAGATATATGGGTACGATATTCAAAAGTTCATGATATGGAGtgaaatatatgtaaaaagaTTGTAATAGTAGATAGAGTCATAAGAAATGTATAAATTAGATAATTAAGTTTTATAGATAGAATGCATTTTCAATTTTGGGAGTCAGTCAAGACTTCATGGGAGAGAAAGCATGTAAGGGTGATTAAGGAAAGGAAATTTATggaaaacacaatttaaaattgtAGAAATGGGAGGGTCATGAGAAACTGAgtcatcctggctggcgtgtaagaTGCTACAAAGGAGGATGGAAAGAGGAGATTGCCACAAGTTTTTGCAAGGTTAAATACTTGGTGTGGTGTGGTAGGAGGGTATGTACCATTTGGCAAGGGTAGCAGTGATGGAGTGACATCATCAGAGCCCTGCTTAAGAAAGAGCAGTGCTGTGTGCAGCAGAGAACAGCCAGCTGAAACGTCAACCGACGGATTCAGATAAAATATCTATACACTGTATAAAGGCTTAATACTCAGAATATACAAAAAACTTGCCTAACTCAGTAACAAACAATGCAATTAAAAGTGGGCAAAAGGCTCGAATATACATTTCTTCAATGAAGACACACGCATGGTCAATAGGCATtttaaaaggtgctcaacatcactaatcatcaggttTACAAAATCAACATGAAATGTtacctcacacccattaggatggccactataaaaaagcagaaaataacaagCTTTGGCAAGTATGTGGAGGAATTAGAAATCTtttgcacttttggtgggaatgtaaatggtatagccactatggaaaacagtatggaagttcctcaaaaaaaaattaaacatagaacttccatatgatccagcaattctacttcttggTATATTTCTAAAACAAATGATTATTGGTTCTTGAAGAAATACTTGCAcacctgtgttcattgcagcactgctcATGATAGCTAAGAGGTGGAGGCAATCTAATTGTCtaccaacaaatgaatggataaaactaATGAGACACaaacatacaaaggaatattttttcagccttaaaaaagtgAAATCTTGTCATATGTTGCAACATGGttaaaccttgaggacattatgctaagcgacattagccagtcacaaaaagaaaattaccccATGATTTCACTTAAATATAGTATCCAAAGTAGTCAAACCCTTAGAAAGTATAAATAGAATGTGTTTACCAGGGGTAGGGGTGATGGGAAAAAGCAAGTTGTTCAATGGATAGAACTTCAGTCCTGTAACATGAAAATTTTATGGAGATCTTTTGCACAACAGTGTGTATGTGGTTAATTGTAATATGCTATACACTTGAGgataataaattttatgttttgtgtttttgacGACCCAAAAATGTAAAGATCCAACATTGGACATCTAGTAGAATTTCCATTCATTACCTCCTGGTTCTCTTGCTCC comes from Dama dama isolate Ldn47 chromosome 1, ASM3311817v1, whole genome shotgun sequence and encodes:
- the LOC133074112 gene encoding LOW QUALITY PROTEIN: olfactory receptor 10W1-like (The sequence of the model RefSeq protein was modified relative to this genomic sequence to represent the inferred CDS: inserted 3 bases in 2 codons), with protein sequence MSWGNHSVWMEFVFLAYPSKPEPRALAFLGASLVYTWVITGNVLIMVAVQAEARLRTPMYYFPGSLSGVEIGYTAAVVPLLANALQAEKTITXLGCATQMGFFIGLGGADCLLLASTAYDRHAAVCHPLQDPLIMPGMLCARLVAASVVLGLCLSFQLAASVFSLPFCPARGIQRFYCDVPPVMHLVCAQSHRHEQSVLVAATLAIAGPVLLIAASHASMAAAVLRAXSAAGRRRAFSTCSSQLAVVLLQDGCCAFRYLRPGSSYRPEQDQCVCLVYALGTALLTPLVYTLRNREMERATARVLPRNCLPQKSQSTLEEINPELWMEFVFLAYPSRSEPRALAFLGASLVYTRVITGNVLIMVAVQAEARLHTPMYYFPGSLSGVEIGYMAAVVPLLANALQAEKTITAGLRHSDGLLHWTGRRRLPPLGLHGYECSQSTGV